TTGACGAAGATGCGACGCGTCGAGGGCGTCTTCGGCAGTTCCATGCCGCTGTCTAACACGTTCACAGAGGAAGCTGCGCCCCTGGCCGCGGTAGGTGGGCACCTCGTCCACCACTTGGCCGCGCTCCAGCAGCACCAGGTGGTTGAAGTGCTCGCACAGCTCCCCCGCCTTGGCGTGCCGGAAGAACACCATGTCGCCGAGGCCAACGGACGTGCCCGGGGCCACCACCAGCGGCGTCTGCACCTCGCCCGCGCCCTCGCTGGGCAGCAGGCTCAGCCCCTCCGGGTAGATGGGCTGGGGTAACTTCTCGGGGCCCGCCGACCCGGACGCGATGTACCCGCCCCCGTGGCACGTGACGAAGCCGTGGGCCGGGCGGCGCACCACCGGCAGCACGAAGCCCGCCGCCGGCGCATGGTGGAAGTGCGCGAAGCCGTCGAACAGGGTGGGGCTGTAGAGCCCCGAGCCGGCCGTCACCTCGCTCACGCTGTGGTCGCGCGCGGTGGCCTCGAGGCTGCCCGTGCCGCCGCCGTTCACGAAGCGCAGCCGGTGCCCGGCCTGGTGCAGCGCGGCCACCGTGTCGGAGCGCCGCCGGCGGAGATCCATGATGGAGGCGCGCTTGAGCACACGAATGGCCGTGTTCATGGCGCGCTGCCCGGGGAGCGCGTCCTGCAGGCCCGCCACCTGCGCCTCGTAGCCCATCACTCCGTCGAGCCGCAGCGAGCCGTGGTCCGCGATCTGGCTGGCTAGGTCCAGCGCCGCGTTGGGCGAGTGCAGCGGCGAGCGGCGCACCCCGAAGTGGAGGCCCGGCAGGCGGAGCGACATGTCGAGGTCGAGCGCCACCGACAGCGTGTGGCCGTAGTCTTCGGCCAGGCGCCCCAGCAAGCGAACGTGGGCCGCGTCGTCCACCATGAGCGTGATGTCGGCGCCCGCGTCGCACGCTTCCAGGCACGCGCGGATGTCGGCGCGCTCGAGCGTGGGGTAGGCCACCAAGAGGTGCGTGGGCTGGGCCAGCTCGCGCGAGAGCCAGGCTGCTTCTCCGGCGCTGTAACACATGAGCCCGGCGTATCCCTCGCGCGTGAGCAGGCGGTCCATGAGCGTGACGCAGCGGATGGACTTGCTGGCCGGGCGGATGGGCAGCGCGCGCCCCGTGCCCGCGCGCACCCGGCGCACCAGGTCGGCCGCGTTCTTGTCGAAGAGCGCGAGGTCCACATAGGCCAGGGGGAGCCGCAGGTTGCGCAGGGCTGCGGCATAAGCCGGGAAGGGCGACATCGCGGCAGGGTACCCCACTTGCGGCGTGCCTCGCGCGGTCCACAATCGGCCCATGCAGGACGCTGACGACGCACGCGACGACGACTCGGAGGGCCTGCCGCAGGCCGCTGGCGGAGGTGAGGTCTCGAAGGACGCCCGCGACGCCGCGCGCTGGGAGGCCTGCGAAGAGGGCATCGAGACGCTGCGCGAGGGCGACGCTGCGGGCGCCATCAAGGTGCTCGAGGCCGTGGCCGCCGCCGACCCGGGCAACCCCTACGCGTTCCACTTCCTGGGCGCCGCGCACTACGAGCGCGAGGCCTGGGACAAGGCGTTGGCGGGGTACCTGCAGGCGCTGCAGTTGGCGCCGCAGTACCTGGGAGCCCGCGTGGGCGCCGGCCAGACCCTGCGCATGATGGGCCACGCCGACCGCGCCATCCGCATGGGCAAGCAGGCGCTCGCGCTGCGTCGCGACGACCCGGACGCCCTCTTCCTGTTGGGCCTCTGCTACTACCAGCTGGGCGAGCGAAAGCCGGCCTACGGCTTCTTGCAGCGCTTCCTGGCCACCGGCCCCGAGGTGGAGGTGCGCCTCGAGGTGGAGGGCCTGCTCAACATCATCCGCGGCGAGGTCTTCCCGGGCGACGACGACGGCGAGGAGCGCGACCAGGACGACTGACAGCCTCGCGTCTGCGCCGCATCACAGCTCCGGGATGCGTGTGGGGGTGGAGATGGACAGGGACGTGACTGGGACCAGCGAACCGAGCTGCCGCGCCGTGTTGTCGCCCCAGCAAAACACCTCGGCCGATTCCGTGAGCGCGCAGGTGAACCAGCCCCCGCAGCTGATGTCGACCACGTCGCTCAGTCCGGTGACCTCGAGAGCGTTGGCGCGCGGGGTCTCGACGGTGCCACGCCCGAGCTGACCACGCGTGCCGTCGCCCCAGCAGCGCACGGTGCCATCACTGC
Above is a genomic segment from Sandaracinaceae bacterium containing:
- a CDS encoding tetratricopeptide repeat protein; amino-acid sequence: MQDADDARDDDSEGLPQAAGGGEVSKDARDAARWEACEEGIETLREGDAAGAIKVLEAVAAADPGNPYAFHFLGAAHYEREAWDKALAGYLQALQLAPQYLGARVGAGQTLRMMGHADRAIRMGKQALALRRDDPDALFLLGLCYYQLGERKPAYGFLQRFLATGPEVEVRLEVEGLLNIIRGEVFPGDDDGEERDQDD